The following are encoded together in the Campylobacter devanensis genome:
- a CDS encoding Crp/Fnr family transcriptional regulator → MIEILKDKLKRFGVSSQDLDEIEESLQIKKFSDGSPLTKSHYGLLMIGSGSLRVYTIFGSQEQTILTLEKGDEWVICQICTQKSLQLELNLQALGDLEIIAIPDNIFRNLREKYPKLSEYILTIFAKQFAKSIEVASKSKTIPFRDRLIEFVNKNAINNSIKITHQQIANHLGVTRESVSKNLKQLEKNGFLTLSRGEICLVV, encoded by the coding sequence ATGATAGAGATTTTAAAAGATAAGCTTAAAAGATTTGGTGTATCTTCGCAAGATTTAGATGAGATAGAAGAATCTTTACAAATTAAAAAATTTAGCGATGGTAGCCCCCTTACAAAGAGCCATTATGGACTACTGATGATAGGCTCTGGGTCTCTTAGAGTTTATACTATTTTTGGCTCTCAAGAACAGACAATTCTCACCCTTGAAAAGGGTGATGAATGGGTAATATGTCAAATTTGTACTCAAAAATCACTTCAATTAGAATTAAATCTTCAAGCTCTTGGCGATTTAGAAATTATCGCAATCCCAGATAATATTTTTAGAAATTTAAGGGAGAAATATCCCAAGCTTAGTGAGTATATTTTGACTATTTTTGCCAAGCAATTTGCTAAGAGTATAGAGGTAGCTTCAAAAAGCAAAACTATACCATTTCGTGATAGGTTGATTGAATTTGTCAATAAAAATGCTATAAATAACAGCATAAAAATCACTCATCAGCAAATAGCAAATCATCTAGGCGTAACAAGAGAGAGCGTATCTAAAAATCTCAAACAGCTAGAAAAAAATGGATTTTTAACCCTATCAAGAGGTGAAATTTGTTTAGTTGTGTGA
- the infA gene encoding translation initiation factor IF-1 — translation MAKDDVIEIDGNVVEALPNATFKVELDNKHVILCHIAGKMRMHYIKIMPGDRVKVELTPYSLDKGRITYRYK, via the coding sequence TTGGCAAAAGATGATGTTATAGAGATTGATGGTAATGTGGTTGAAGCCCTACCAAATGCCACTTTCAAAGTAGAATTAGATAATAAGCATGTGATTTTATGCCACATTGCAGGCAAGATGAGAATGCACTATATCAAAATAATGCCAGGTGATAGGGTTAAAGTGGAGCTTACGCCATATAGTCTAGATAAAGGCAGAATCACATATCGTTATAAATAA
- the map gene encoding type I methionyl aminopeptidase: MAIGIKTPKEIESMRAANKIVAATLDHLHTIIKPGISLLEIDKICEDMIVSAGAKPAFKGLYGFPNTACISVNEVVIHGIPNGYILQDGDIVSVDIGSNLNGFFGDSARTYPVGNISKSDEDLIACSKDALYYAIDEIRVGMHFKELCYKLEQFILSRGYVPLKGFCGHGIGRKPHEEPEIPNYLEGTTPKAGPKIRNGMVFCIEPMICQKDGTPKIAADKWTVTSVDGMRTSHYEHCVAVINGKAEILSSVS; this comes from the coding sequence ATGGCTATAGGTATAAAAACTCCAAAAGAGATAGAGAGTATGCGTGCGGCTAATAAGATAGTCGCAGCTACTCTAGATCATCTCCATACTATTATTAAGCCTGGAATTTCGCTACTTGAAATTGACAAAATTTGCGAAGATATGATAGTTTCTGCTGGGGCTAAACCCGCTTTTAAAGGACTTTACGGCTTTCCAAATACAGCTTGTATCAGCGTAAATGAGGTTGTAATTCATGGAATTCCAAATGGCTATATTTTACAAGATGGCGATATAGTTTCAGTTGATATTGGTTCAAATTTAAATGGATTTTTTGGTGATAGTGCTAGGACATATCCAGTAGGCAATATCTCAAAAAGTGATGAAGATTTGATAGCTTGTAGCAAAGATGCTTTGTATTATGCTATTGATGAGATTAGGGTCGGTATGCATTTTAAAGAGTTATGCTATAAGTTGGAGCAATTTATACTATCTCGTGGGTATGTGCCTTTGAAGGGATTTTGCGGTCATGGTATAGGTCGCAAACCACATGAAGAGCCTGAAATTCCAAATTATTTAGAAGGGACAACCCCAAAAGCTGGGCCAAAGATTAGAAATGGTATGGTCTTTTGTATCGAGCCGATGATTTGTCAAAAAGATGGCACCCCAAAAATTGCCGCAGACAAATGGACTGTTACTAGCGTAGATGGTATGCGAACTAGCCATTATGAGCACTGCGTGGCTGTGATAAATGGCAAGGCTGAAATTTTAAGTAGCGTTAGCTAA
- the secY gene encoding preprotein translocase subunit SecY: MNRALINKILITLGFLFAYRVLAYVPVPGVNIDVIREFFTSNSSNALGMFNMFSGGAAERLSIISLGIMPYITASIIMELLAATFPNLGKMKKERDGMQKYMQIIRYATIVITVIQAIGVSIGLQSLTGKDGSSAIMIDTNLFIGISCVSMLTGTMLLMWIGEQITQRGIGNGISLIIFAGIVSGIPSAIGGTIDLVNTGELNFLVVIAIALIILATVGVVIYVEMGERRVPISYSRKTVMQNQNKRIMNYIPIKVNLSGVIPPIFASAILMFPGTILQASTNEFILAINDFLNPNSYFFNILTFLFILFFAYFYASITFNAKDISENLKRQGGFIPGVRPGESTANFLNEVASRLTLTGSIYLGLISTLPWVLVKFMGVPFYFGGTSVLIVVQVALDTMRKIEAQVYMSKYQTLSAVGL; this comes from the coding sequence ATGAACAGAGCATTAATCAACAAGATATTAATTACGCTTGGATTTTTGTTTGCTTATAGGGTGCTGGCTTATGTGCCAGTACCTGGTGTAAATATTGATGTTATTAGGGAATTTTTTACTTCAAATAGCTCAAATGCGCTTGGTATGTTTAATATGTTTAGCGGCGGTGCTGCTGAGCGTCTAAGCATTATTTCGCTAGGCATTATGCCTTATATTACAGCTTCAATTATTATGGAGCTTTTAGCTGCTACATTTCCAAATTTAGGCAAGATGAAAAAAGAGCGTGATGGTATGCAAAAATATATGCAAATTATCCGCTATGCTACTATAGTAATTACCGTGATACAAGCTATAGGCGTAAGTATTGGATTACAAAGTCTAACTGGCAAAGATGGATCTAGTGCGATAATGATAGATACGAATTTATTTATCGGAATTAGCTGTGTATCTATGCTAACTGGCACGATGCTGCTTATGTGGATAGGTGAGCAGATTACTCAAAGAGGTATTGGTAATGGTATCAGTCTTATAATCTTTGCTGGTATCGTAAGCGGTATTCCAAGTGCTATTGGCGGAACAATTGATCTAGTCAATACCGGCGAGTTAAATTTCTTAGTAGTTATAGCAATTGCTTTGATTATCCTAGCTACTGTTGGTGTGGTAATATATGTAGAGATGGGCGAAAGAAGGGTGCCGATTTCATATTCTCGTAAAACTGTTATGCAAAATCAAAATAAGAGAATAATGAATTACATCCCTATTAAAGTAAATTTAAGTGGTGTTATTCCACCGATTTTTGCTAGTGCTATTTTGATGTTCCCAGGGACAATTTTACAAGCAAGTACAAATGAGTTTATATTAGCTATCAATGATTTTTTAAATCCAAATAGCTATTTTTTCAATATTTTAACATTTTTGTTTATTCTATTTTTTGCATATTTTTATGCTTCAATCACATTTAACGCAAAAGACATAAGCGAAAATTTAAAAAGACAAGGTGGATTTATTCCTGGTGTTAGACCTGGCGAAAGCACCGCTAACTTCTTAAATGAAGTAGCTAGCAGACTTACCTTAACTGGTTCTATATATCTTGGTCTTATCTCTACTTTGCCTTGGGTTTTGGTTAAATTTATGGGAGTTCCTTTCTATTTTGGTGGTACATCTGTATTGATTGTAGTTCAAGTAGCGCTTGATACTATGAGAAAGATAGAAGCTCAAGTCTATATGAGTAAATATCAAACTCTAAGTGCGGTTGGGTTATAA
- the rplO gene encoding 50S ribosomal protein L15, whose product MGLENLQKAAGSTHNTKRIGRGQGSGWGKTATKGGKGQTARKGYNEKRGFEGGQQPLQRRLPKVGFTSKFEKPYAISVDRNPAIKELSEITLDTLKTVHKFSNSIKKVKLIGAGAKDLASKIKDENIKATGNS is encoded by the coding sequence ATGGGACTAGAAAATTTACAAAAAGCTGCTGGCTCAACTCACAACACTAAAAGAATCGGTCGTGGTCAAGGTAGTGGCTGGGGTAAAACGGCTACAAAAGGTGGCAAAGGTCAAACAGCTAGAAAAGGTTATAACGAAAAAAGAGGCTTTGAAGGTGGCCAACAACCACTTCAAAGAAGACTACCAAAAGTAGGCTTTACTTCTAAATTTGAAAAACCATATGCGATTAGCGTTGATAGAAATCCTGCTATTAAAGAGTTAAGCGAAATTACGCTAGATACTCTTAAAACAGTACATAAATTCTCAAACAGCATTAAAAAAGTTAAGCTCATTGGTGCTGGTGCTAAAGATTTAGCAAGTAAAATAAAAGATGAGAATATAAAGGCAACTGGAAATAGCTAA
- the rpsE gene encoding 30S ribosomal protein S5, with protein sequence MEKYNREEFEEVIVDIGRVTKVVKGGRRFRFTALVVVGDKKGRVGFGFGKAKEVPDAMRKATDDAFKNIVEVKLKGNTIPHDIEVKYNASRILLKPASEGTGVIAGGGARPVVELAGIKNILTKSLGSNNSANVVRATIKALSMLKG encoded by the coding sequence ATGGAAAAGTATAATAGAGAAGAATTTGAAGAAGTAATCGTCGATATCGGTCGTGTTACTAAGGTTGTAAAAGGCGGTAGAAGATTTAGATTTACAGCTCTTGTTGTTGTAGGTGATAAAAAAGGTCGTGTTGGATTTGGATTTGGTAAAGCCAAAGAGGTGCCAGATGCGATGAGAAAAGCTACTGATGATGCGTTTAAAAACATTGTAGAAGTCAAATTAAAAGGCAATACAATTCCTCACGATATCGAAGTTAAATACAACGCAAGTAGAATTCTACTAAAACCAGCTAGCGAAGGTACCGGAGTTATCGCTGGTGGTGGTGCTCGTCCAGTTGTAGAGTTGGCAGGTATCAAAAATATACTTACTAAATCTCTTGGTTCAAACAACTCTGCAAATGTCGTTCGTGCTACAATTAAAGCATTAAGCATGCTAAAAGGTTAA
- the rplR gene encoding 50S ribosomal protein L18, protein MVANVLKRKLSLRIKRKRRIRAKISGTASCPRISIFKSNRTLYVQAIEDINATTLCASDGRKLGIKANKAGAAVLAKDIAAKLEKAGIKEAVFDRNGYLYHGVVAAFAEALRENGIKL, encoded by the coding sequence ATGGTAGCAAATGTATTAAAAAGAAAATTATCTCTAAGAATTAAGAGAAAAAGAAGAATAAGAGCTAAAATTAGCGGTACTGCGTCTTGCCCTAGAATTTCTATATTCAAATCTAATAGAACTCTATATGTCCAAGCGATAGAAGATATCAATGCTACTACGCTTTGTGCTAGTGATGGTAGAAAACTAGGCATAAAAGCAAATAAAGCCGGTGCAGCAGTGCTAGCTAAAGATATTGCTGCAAAACTAGAAAAAGCTGGAATTAAAGAAGCGGTATTTGATAGAAATGGCTATCTTTATCATGGTGTAGTTGCAGCATTTGCTGAAGCTCTAAGAGAAAATGGCATTAAGCTATAA
- the rplF gene encoding 50S ribosomal protein L6 — translation MSRIGKQPISIPSGLDVSLNGAVLVFKKGNATKELDTKGNVNVEVKDGLITFASKGDDRQSRAYWGTYRALANNIVIGLTAGFTRQLEINGVGYKAAAKGKVLELALGFSHPINYELPEGVEVSVEKNIITIKGSDKQVVGQVAAEVRGFRPPEPYKGKGVKYVEERIIRKAGKTSKK, via the coding sequence ATGTCAAGAATTGGAAAACAGCCAATATCTATCCCAAGCGGTTTAGATGTTAGTTTAAATGGTGCAGTTTTAGTGTTTAAAAAGGGCAACGCTACTAAAGAACTAGACACTAAAGGTAATGTCAATGTAGAAGTTAAAGATGGTCTTATCACTTTTGCTAGCAAGGGCGATGATAGACAAAGCAGAGCCTACTGGGGTACATATCGTGCTTTGGCTAATAATATAGTAATTGGCTTAACTGCTGGATTTACTAGACAGTTAGAGATCAATGGTGTTGGTTATAAAGCTGCGGCAAAAGGTAAAGTATTAGAGTTAGCATTAGGCTTTTCTCACCCTATTAATTATGAGCTTCCTGAAGGTGTAGAAGTAAGTGTTGAGAAAAACATTATTACAATTAAAGGTAGCGATAAACAAGTAGTAGGCCAAGTAGCAGCTGAAGTAAGAGGCTTTAGACCACCAGAACCTTACAAAGGCAAAGGTGTCAAATATGTTGAAGAGCGCATAATCCGCAAAGCCGGTAAAACATCTAAGAAATAA
- the rpsH gene encoding 30S ribosomal protein S8 has translation MINDLISDGLTRIRNAAMRRLETTQLLHSNVVEATLKILAQKGYIESYNVIEENNKKFINVVLKYDERGRSVINELKRVSKPGRRVYQGKDEIKRFKNGYGTIIVSTSKGVLSNDEAHKAGVGGEVLCTVW, from the coding sequence ATGATAAATGATTTAATTTCAGATGGATTAACACGCATTAGAAATGCGGCTATGAGAAGATTAGAGACTACTCAACTTCTACACTCAAATGTTGTTGAGGCGACTTTAAAAATTCTAGCACAAAAAGGTTATATTGAAAGCTACAATGTTATTGAAGAGAATAATAAAAAATTCATTAATGTAGTTTTAAAATATGACGAGCGTGGTAGAAGTGTTATCAATGAGCTAAAAAGAGTTTCAAAACCAGGCCGTAGAGTTTATCAAGGCAAAGACGAGATTAAAAGATTTAAAAATGGTTATGGGACAATTATCGTTAGCACAAGCAAAGGTGTTTTAAGCAATGATGAAGCACATAAAGCTGGTGTTGGCGGTGAGGTGCTTTGTACAGTTTGGTAA
- a CDS encoding type Z 30S ribosomal protein S14, with protein sequence MAKKSMIAKAARKPKFSVRGYTRCQICGRPHSVYKDFGICRVCLRKMANEGLIPGLKKASW encoded by the coding sequence ATGGCAAAAAAATCAATGATAGCAAAAGCAGCACGCAAACCTAAATTTAGCGTGCGTGGATACACTAGATGTCAAATTTGTGGTCGCCCACACTCTGTTTATAAAGATTTTGGAATTTGCCGTGTGTGCCTAAGAAAAATGGCTAACGAAGGACTAATACCAGGTCTTAAAAAAGCAAGTTGGTAA
- the rplE gene encoding 50S ribosomal protein L5, translating into MRLKTKYAESIKPALVKEFDIKNPMLIPAIEKIVISVGAGEGAKDQKLLQNMADTISLIAGQKAVVTNAKKSVAGFKVREGFPVGIKVTLRKEQMYAFLDKLISIALPRVKDFRGLPRDGFDGRGNYNFGLNEQLMFPEVVFDQILRTHGMNITIVTTTNDDKQAFKLLELFGIPFAKGK; encoded by the coding sequence ATGAGATTAAAAACTAAATACGCAGAGAGTATTAAACCGGCTTTGGTTAAAGAATTTGATATCAAAAATCCTATGCTTATTCCAGCGATTGAAAAAATTGTGATTAGCGTCGGAGCTGGCGAGGGTGCTAAGGATCAAAAATTGCTTCAAAATATGGCTGATACAATATCTTTAATAGCCGGTCAAAAAGCAGTTGTTACAAATGCTAAAAAATCAGTTGCTGGCTTTAAAGTAAGAGAAGGCTTCCCAGTGGGTATAAAAGTAACTCTAAGAAAAGAGCAAATGTATGCATTCTTAGATAAACTAATTAGCATCGCACTTCCTAGGGTAAAAGACTTCCGTGGTTTGCCTAGAGATGGATTTGATGGTCGTGGTAATTATAACTTTGGTTTAAATGAACAACTAATGTTTCCAGAAGTTGTATTTGATCAAATTCTAAGAACACATGGTATGAATATAACTATAGTTACAACAACTAACGATGACAAACAAGCGTTCAAGCTACTTGAACTCTTTGGCATTCCATTTGCAAAAGGAAAGTAA
- the rplX gene encoding 50S ribosomal protein L24, translated as MAVKYKIKKGDEVKVIAGDDKGKVAKVLAVLPKKGQVIVEGVKVAKKAVKPSEKNPNGGFISKEMPIDISNVSKVEG; from the coding sequence ATGGCAGTAAAATATAAAATCAAAAAAGGCGATGAAGTAAAAGTAATCGCAGGTGATGATAAAGGCAAAGTTGCTAAAGTTTTAGCAGTGCTTCCTAAAAAAGGTCAAGTGATAGTAGAGGGTGTAAAAGTTGCTAAAAAAGCTGTAAAACCAAGCGAGAAAAATCCAAATGGTGGCTTTATAAGCAAAGAGATGCCTATTGATATTTCAAATGTAAGCAAAGTTGAGGGCTAA
- the rplN gene encoding 50S ribosomal protein L14 codes for MIQSFTRLAVADNSGAKELMCIKVLGGSKRRYASLGDVIVCSVKKALPNGKIKKGQVVKAVVVRTKKEVQRDNGSLIRFDENAAVILDNKREPVGTRIFGPVGREVRYANFMKIVSLAPEVL; via the coding sequence ATGATACAAAGTTTTACAAGACTAGCAGTAGCAGATAATAGTGGCGCAAAAGAGTTAATGTGTATAAAAGTTTTAGGTGGTAGCAAAAGACGATATGCAAGCCTAGGTGATGTTATCGTTTGCTCAGTTAAGAAAGCTCTACCAAATGGCAAAATTAAAAAAGGTCAAGTGGTAAAAGCAGTAGTAGTAAGGACTAAAAAAGAGGTTCAAAGAGATAATGGATCTTTAATTAGATTTGATGAAAATGCTGCTGTTATACTTGATAACAAAAGAGAGCCAGTAGGTACTCGTATATTTGGCCCAGTGGGTAGAGAAGTAAGATATGCGAATTTTATGAAAATCGTATCTCTTGCACCGGAGGTTCTATAA
- the rpsQ gene encoding 30S ribosomal protein S17, translated as MKREIQGVVVAIAGNKTATILVERRVMHPRYHKFVKRFKKYLVHDEKNELKVGDTISAVECRPLSARKKFRLQSVLKTGVE; from the coding sequence ATGAAAAGAGAAATTCAAGGTGTCGTAGTAGCGATAGCTGGGAATAAAACTGCAACTATATTAGTTGAAAGAAGAGTTATGCACCCAAGATATCATAAATTCGTAAAACGCTTTAAAAAGTATCTAGTTCATGATGAGAAAAATGAGCTAAAAGTGGGAGATACTATATCAGCTGTTGAGTGCAGACCGCTAAGCGCTAGAAAAAAATTCCGCTTACAATCAGTTTTGAAAACAGGAGTTGAATAA
- the rpmC gene encoding 50S ribosomal protein L29, whose product MKYTDISGKNLSELNALLKEKKVLLFTLRQKLKTMQLTNPNEIREAKKDIARINTAISAAK is encoded by the coding sequence ATGAAATATACTGATATAAGTGGAAAAAATTTAAGCGAACTTAACGCTTTGTTAAAAGAGAAAAAGGTGCTTTTATTTACACTTAGACAAAAGCTAAAAACTATGCAGCTAACTAACCCAAATGAGATCCGTGAAGCTAAAAAAGATATCGCTAGGATCAATACTGCAATTAGTGCTGCGAAGTAA
- the rplP gene encoding 50S ribosomal protein L16 has protein sequence MLLPKRTKYRKMMKGRNRGYATRGTALALGEFGLKAVEAGRINSRQIESARQAYTRHVKRQAKTWIRVFPDKPITKKPLETRMGKGKGGVEEWVMNIKPGRIIFEMAGVSEELAREALTLAMHKLPFKTKFVTRESENEIY, from the coding sequence ATGTTATTACCAAAAAGAACGAAATATCGTAAAATGATGAAAGGCCGCAATCGTGGCTACGCAACTCGTGGTACAGCTCTAGCACTTGGCGAATTTGGATTAAAGGCTGTAGAAGCTGGTAGAATCAACTCTCGTCAAATAGAATCTGCTCGTCAAGCATATACTCGTCATGTTAAAAGACAGGCTAAAACTTGGATTAGAGTATTTCCAGATAAACCAATAACCAAAAAACCATTAGAAACTCGTATGGGTAAAGGTAAAGGTGGTGTTGAAGAGTGGGTTATGAATATTAAACCAGGTAGAATAATATTTGAAATGGCTGGAGTATCTGAAGAGCTTGCTAGAGAGGCTCTGACATTAGCTATGCACAAACTACCATTTAAAACTAAGTTTGTAACAAGAGAGAGCGAAAATGAAATATACTGA
- the rpsC gene encoding 30S ribosomal protein S3, which translates to MGQKVNPIGLRLGINRNWESRWFPSKATLPENIGEDYKIRKFLKAKLYYAGVSQILVERTAKKLRVTVVAARPGIIIGKKGGEVENLRLEVAKLVNKDVAINIKEERKAGSSAQLAAENVAMQLERRVAFRRAMKKVIQGAQKAGAKGIKVSVAGRLGGAEMARTEWYLEGRVPLHTLRARIDYGFAEAHTTYGNIGVKVWIFKGEVLQKGIQEQKSEETAPKKAKRARRGK; encoded by the coding sequence ATGGGACAAAAAGTTAATCCAATAGGTCTTAGACTAGGTATAAACAGAAACTGGGAGTCTAGATGGTTTCCATCAAAAGCAACTCTTCCAGAAAACATAGGCGAAGACTATAAAATAAGAAAATTCCTAAAAGCTAAGCTATATTACGCTGGTGTTAGCCAAATTTTAGTTGAAAGAACAGCTAAAAAACTAAGAGTTACAGTAGTTGCGGCTCGTCCTGGTATCATCATCGGCAAAAAAGGTGGCGAAGTAGAAAATTTAAGACTAGAAGTTGCTAAATTAGTCAATAAAGATGTAGCTATCAATATCAAAGAAGAGCGTAAAGCAGGAAGCTCAGCTCAATTAGCAGCTGAAAATGTAGCGATGCAACTTGAGCGTCGTGTGGCATTCCGCCGTGCTATGAAAAAAGTAATCCAAGGTGCTCAAAAAGCTGGTGCCAAAGGTATTAAAGTAAGCGTAGCAGGTCGCTTAGGCGGTGCTGAAATGGCTAGAACAGAGTGGTATCTTGAAGGTCGTGTGCCTTTGCATACTTTAAGAGCTAGAATAGACTATGGTTTTGCTGAAGCTCACACAACTTATGGCAATATAGGTGTCAAAGTATGGATATTTAAAGGTGAAGTACTTCAAAAAGGTATCCAAGAGCAAAAGAGCGAAGAGACAGCTCCTAAAAAAGCAAAACGCGCTAGAAGGGGTAAATAA
- the rpsS gene encoding 30S ribosomal protein S19 — protein sequence MARSLKKGPFVDDHVMKKVIAAKAANDNKPIKTWSRRSTITPEMIGLTFNVHNGKSFIPVYITENHIGYKLGEFAPTRTFKGHKGSVQKKIGK from the coding sequence ATGGCTAGATCGCTAAAAAAAGGTCCTTTTGTAGATGACCATGTAATGAAAAAAGTCATCGCTGCAAAAGCTGCTAATGATAATAAACCAATCAAAACTTGGTCAAGAAGAAGTACAATTACACCTGAAATGATAGGTTTGACATTTAATGTGCATAATGGCAAAAGCTTTATCCCTGTATATATAACAGAAAATCATATAGGTTACAAGCTAGGCGAATTCGCTCCAACAAGAACATTTAAGGGTCACAAAGGCTCTGTTCAGAAAAAAATAGGTAAATAA
- the rplB gene encoding 50S ribosomal protein L2 encodes MAIRSFKPYTPSRRFMTSLSSEDITAKASVRSLLVKIPAAAGRNNNGRITSRHKEAGAKKLYRIIDFKRRKFGIPGKVEAIEYDPNRNCRIALISYVDGEKRYIIRPSGLNVGDVISAAEAGLDIKPGNAMKLKSIPVGTIVHNIELKPGKGAQMARSAGGYAQLMGKEEKYVILRLPSGEMRQVLAECMATVGVVGNEDWANVTIGKAGRNRYRGIRPQTRGSAMNPVDHPHGGGEGKKNSGRHPVTPWGKPTKGAKTRRKKASDRLIISRRKGK; translated from the coding sequence ATGGCAATAAGAAGTTTTAAACCTTATACCCCAAGTAGAAGATTTATGACAAGTCTTAGCAGTGAGGATATCACAGCTAAAGCTAGCGTAAGAAGCCTACTTGTTAAAATTCCTGCCGCAGCTGGTAGAAATAACAATGGTAGAATCACAAGTCGCCATAAAGAAGCAGGTGCTAAAAAATTATATCGTATAATTGACTTTAAGCGTCGTAAATTTGGAATTCCAGGCAAGGTTGAAGCTATTGAGTATGATCCAAATAGAAATTGCCGTATCGCTCTAATCTCATATGTAGATGGCGAAAAAAGATATATTATCCGCCCTAGTGGCTTAAATGTAGGCGATGTTATCAGTGCAGCCGAAGCCGGTCTTGATATAAAACCAGGTAACGCTATGAAGTTAAAAAGCATTCCAGTTGGTACAATCGTCCATAATATCGAGCTAAAACCGGGCAAAGGTGCCCAAATGGCAAGAAGTGCGGGTGGATATGCTCAACTTATGGGTAAAGAAGAAAAATATGTAATCCTAAGACTTCCAAGCGGTGAAATGAGACAAGTACTAGCTGAATGTATGGCTACAGTTGGCGTAGTTGGTAATGAAGATTGGGCAAATGTAACTATAGGTAAAGCAGGTCGCAATCGCTATAGAGGTATCCGCCCACAAACTAGAGGTAGTGCGATGAACCCAGTAGATCACCCACACGGCGGTGGTGAAGGTAAGAAAAATTCGGGTCGCCACCCAGTTACTCCATGGGGCAAACCAACTAAAGGTGCTAAAACTCGCCGTAAAAAAGCTAGTGATAGACTTATAATTTCTAGAAGAAAGGGTAAATAA
- a CDS encoding 50S ribosomal protein L23 has product MADITDIKTIVYTEKTLGLQEQGVVVIQTSPKMTKNGLKEVLREYFGVTPLRVNSLRIDGKVKRFRGRVGVRNDYKKFYVKLPDGVSLASQEA; this is encoded by the coding sequence ATGGCAGATATAACAGATATCAAAACTATAGTATATACAGAAAAAACTCTTGGCCTTCAAGAACAAGGTGTAGTAGTGATCCAAACTTCACCAAAAATGACTAAAAATGGCCTAAAAGAGGTATTAAGAGAGTATTTTGGTGTAACGCCACTTAGAGTAAATTCACTTAGAATAGACGGCAAAGTTAAGCGTTTTAGAGGTAGAGTTGGCGTAAGAAACGATTATAAAAAATTCTATGTCAAATTACCAGATGGCGTAAGCCTAGCAAGTCAGGAGGCATAA
- the rplD gene encoding 50S ribosomal protein L4 codes for MSKIAVLNDKFEKTSELELPASYAEVNSHNLYLYVKSYLASMRANSAHTKGRSDVSGGGKKPWRQKGRGGARAGSTRTNVWVGGAVAFGPKNNRNYNQKVNKKQKRLALEFALNEKVANGKFYAVDSIAIESGKTKDAAAIIKKLGVRDALIIKNELDAKTLLAFRNLANCYVIDASEVNAYLVSVYSAVIAEKSALQSIVKEG; via the coding sequence ATGAGTAAAATAGCAGTTTTAAATGATAAATTTGAAAAAACAAGTGAATTAGAACTTCCAGCTAGTTACGCTGAAGTAAATTCGCACAATTTATATCTCTATGTCAAAAGCTACCTTGCTAGTATGAGAGCAAACTCAGCCCACACAAAAGGTCGCTCAGATGTAAGTGGTGGCGGTAAAAAACCTTGGCGTCAAAAAGGCCGTGGTGGTGCAAGAGCTGGTTCAACTAGAACAAATGTTTGGGTTGGCGGTGCTGTGGCATTTGGTCCTAAAAATAATAGAAATTATAATCAAAAAGTTAATAAAAAACAAAAAAGATTAGCGCTTGAATTTGCTCTAAACGAAAAAGTAGCAAATGGCAAATTTTACGCAGTAGATAGCATCGCTATCGAAAGTGGCAAAACAAAAGACGCAGCAGCTATCATCAAAAAACTAGGCGTTAGAGATGCGTTAATCATCAAAAATGAGCTTGATGCTAAGACTCTTTTGGCATTTAGAAACCTAGCAAATTGCTATGTAATTGATGCTAGTGAAGTAAATGCATATTTAGTCTCAGTCTATAGTGCGGTTATAGCAGAGAAATCAGCACTACAATCAATAGTAAAAGAGGGCTAA